Genomic segment of Sphingopyxis lindanitolerans:
CCGTGTTGAGCCTGCCCTTGTCGGCGGAGAGCGCTGTTGAGGCGCGTGTACCGAGCGCGCTGCCGGCGACGCCGCCCAAAATGAAAACGCCAGCGAGCGGCCAATTGACCAATCCCGACAGGGCATAATTGAACGAGGTGGTTAGGCCGAACGCTGTCACCGCGACAAGCGACGTGCCGATTGCCCGCAGGATCGGCATCGATGTCGAAGCGACCAGGCCTGGAACGATCAGGAATCCGCCGCCAATACCGAAAAAGCCCGAGAACACCCCAGTTCCAAGGCCATAGCCACCTACTTTTACGACATTTTCGCGGCTGCATTGGGCACCTTCTACGCCGACATCGCCGCGTTGCCGGAACATGAGAATGGCAACCGCGATCATCAGCAGTGCAAACAGCAACAAGAGCTTGTGACCATCTATGCTTTTGCCCAGCGTTGACCCGCCAAACGCTCCGACAACACCCGCTGCCGCATAGATGAATCCGCAGCGCCAGTTGACCGTTCCGGCGCGGCCATGGTTCCAGAGGCCGATCGCGGCATTGGCCGCGACGGCAAAGGCGCTGGTGCCGATGGCAACATGCGGATCCTTCACGCCCACGAGATAGAGGAGCAGCGGCACCGCGAGGATCGACCCGCCGCCGCCGACGAGCCCGAGGACGAAGCCGACGAGAACGCCCGAGACGCCGCCGAGCGCATAATGAAGCGTGTCGATCACATGCTTATCCGTTCGCCGCTATCATGTGCGGCTTCACCATCCACTCACGCCCTTTGAGCATGCCGTGCCAGTAGATCGGCGGAAGGATTGTGTCCTTGAGCAGCCATGAGAGGCGCGACGGGCGCGTGCCGTCGATCAGCCAGTTGGGGAAACTGGGGAGCAGCTTTCCGCCATATCCGAACTCGGCAAGCACGATCTTGCCGCGCTCCACCGTGAGAGGACAGCTGCCATAGCCGTCATAGTCGGCGACGGGCGGCTTGCCCTCCAAGGCGGCCAGCACATTCACCGCAACGACCGGTGCCTGCTTGCGCGCCGCAGCCATCGTCTTGGCGTTCGAGGCCGAACAGGCATCGCCCAAGGCGAAGACATTGGCGTAGCGCACATGCTGCAAGGTCGCTTCGTCGACCTCGATAAAACCGCTGGCGGCCGCGAGCGGGCTGCTGCGGACAAAATCGGGCGCAACCTGCGGCGGGACGACATGGATCATGTCGAAGCTCTCCTCGACGCGCGTGACG
This window contains:
- a CDS encoding sulfite exporter TauE/SafE family protein → MIDTLHYALGGVSGVLVGFVLGLVGGGGSILAVPLLLYLVGVKDPHVAIGTSAFAVAANAAIGLWNHGRAGTVNWRCGFIYAAAGVVGAFGGSTLGKSIDGHKLLLLFALLMIAVAILMFRQRGDVGVEGAQCSRENVVKVGGYGLGTGVFSGFFGIGGGFLIVPGLVASTSMPILRAIGTSLVAVTAFGLTTSFNYALSGLVNWPLAGVFILGGVAGSALGTRASTALSADKGRLNTVFAAFVMIVAFYMLWKSWAEIGL